Within Patescibacteria group bacterium, the genomic segment TGGAAGAAACTTCATTTTGAGGACTGGGGTGCGTAGCGCCGATACCGATTAGGTCTTATATAAATAATGTTTTGGTTAAAACGCCGGGCAGTAAGATTAATTTTAAGGGGCTGGATAGGAAGATTGTTTGCGAGTGCTTTAGGCAATAAGACAACTAGTAAATAGACAACTAGACAACTAGAAGTTTAACTATTCTTTATGTCTAGCGAGACAATTAAACATTTTACCCAACTTTTTGCTTGGCAGAAAAATCATAACTTGGTCTTGCAAGTTTATAAATTAACTAAAAAATTTCCTAAAGATGAACTATTTGGTTTAGTAAGTCAAATAAGAAGAGCAGTCTGCTCTATTACCGGTAATATCGCCGAAGGATATGGCCGGTACCACTATAAGGATAAAATTAGGTTTTATACTATTGCTAGAGGCTCATCAGCCTAAGTGCAGAATTATCTGATCATTGCTAAAGATTTGGGTTATATTACCGAAGATGACTTAAACAGAATAAAGGTGGTAAGTTATGAAGGATATAAGTTAATCTGCGGACTTATCCAGAGCACTGATAAATTTAAGGATAGATAACCGATTTATTTGAGGTAGATTCTATCATTCTAATTCTTAATCAAAACTTCCAGTTGTCTATTTACTAGCTGTCTAGCTGTCTATTATATGAAAAAAATTAAAATAAAAATTAATGGCAAGAAAATAAGCTGCCAGCCGGGGAAAACTATAATGGCGGTAGCGCGGGAAAACGGAATTTTTATTCCCGGGCTTTGCTATCACCCGGATTTTCCCACCAAAGGGAATTGCCGGATTTGCGTTGCGGAAATAAAAGGAGAGAAAAAACTTTGCCTATCTTGCCAAAGGAAAGCGGAAGATGGAATGGAAATATGGACCGACACGGAAAGAGTTAAAAAAACGCGTAATTTGAATATTGAGCTTATTTTTGCCGCGCATATTGAAAAATGCCCAACTTGCATCTGGAATGTCCATTGCGCTCTCCTGGATTTAGCCGAAAGGTACAAAATAGAGATAAAACGTTTTCCCGACCGAAAGGGACGCAGAAAAATTTATAAATTCGCCAATGCCGTGGAAATTGACGGAACCCAATGCATTGATTGCCGCAATTGCCTTGACGCCTGTTCCCTTCTGCAGAACATCAATTATTTAGAATTAAAAGGCAAAGGAGTTGATCAGGAAATAGTGCCGACTAAAAATAAAAAAATTGATTGTATTTATTGCGGGCAATGCGCGGTTCATTGTCCGGTTGGCGCGGCCCAGGAGCAAAGCCAGTGGGAAGCCGTGGAAAAAGATTTGGCGGACAAGAAAAAAATCATGGTTGCCCAATTCGCTCCGTCTATCCGGGTTAGCATTGGCGAGGAATTTAATTTGCCTTATGGCAAGATTCTAACCGACCAAATCGTGGCCGGGTTGAAAGAGCTTGGCTTTAATCATATTTTTGATGTGAGCTTCGGGGCTGATATGACGACTATGGCAGAAGCAGAGGAGCTGCTGGAACGGCTGAATAATAAAGAAACCATGCCTTTAATAACTTCCTGCTGCCCGGCCTGGGTAAAATATGTTGAATTTTACCATCCGGAATTGATTCCCAATTTAACTACGGCCCGCAGCCCGCATATCCACCTTGGCGGGGCAGTAAAGACTTACTGGGCGGATAAAATGAAAGTTAACTCCAAAGATATCGCGGTTGTTTCCGTTATGCCCTGCACGGCCAAAAAATTTGAAGCCTCCCGTTCGGAATTAAAAGTGAAAGGAAATTTTCCGGTTGACTATGTTTTGACAACGAGAGAGTTCGCCTGGCTTTTAAAAAAGAACAATATAAATTTTCCCAAATTAAAACCAATTAAGGCTGATAATGTCTTGGGGATTTATAGCGGAGCCGGAGTTATTTACGGCGGCAGCGGCGGGGTGATGGAAGCGGCTCTGCGCACCGCCCAATTTTTAGCTTGCGGAAAAAACAAAGGAAAAGTTTGTAAAACCAAGCTTGAATTTAAACAAGTGCGCGGCCTAAAAGATGTTAAAGAAACCGCAGTAACTGTGGCAGGGAAAAAGTTACGGGTAGCGGTAGTAAATGGGATCGGCAACATAGAACCGGTTTTGGAAAATTTAGGCAAATATGATTATATAGAAGTGATGGCCTGTCCCGGCGGTTGTATCGGCGGAGGCGGGCAACCCATCCCCACCACTGATGAAATTAGAAAAAAAAGGATGGACGCTTTATATAAATTGGACAAAAGCAAAAAAATAAGAAAAGCCCATGAAAATAAAGGAGTTTTGGAAGTTTTAAAATGGTTAAATGGGCAGGGTAAACTGGAACATCAGGTGCTGCATACGGAATATAGCAAAAAATAACCAATAATCAAGAAACAAGGATACAAACAAATTCCAATATCCAATAATCAAATAATATGCCTAGTTTTGATTTAGAAGAAAGAACTGCGGAATTTGCCAGAAGAGTAATACGTTTATGTAAAGCCTTGCCGAAAAATTCGATAAATAATAGATTGATAGGGCAAACTGTTGGTTCGGCAGGTTCAGTAGGCGCTAACTACAGAGAAGCGAATGATGCTTTAGGTAAAAAAGATTTTATTTATAGACTAAAAATAGCCAGGAAAGAAGGGAAAGAAATTATTCATTGGTTGGGGTTGATAGAAGAAGCAAATCCAGAATTTAAGTCAAGAATGCAAAAGATTCAACAAGAGGCCAGAGAATTAAAGAATATTTTATCAGCGATAATTTGTAAAACGGAAAAGAAAAGATAATTTGGTTATTGGAATTTGAATTTTGGAATTTATTTGATTATTGTATCTTGTTTCTTGTATCTTATAAAATTATGTTATATACAGAAGAACAAACCATAGCTCGCGTGGACGCCCGGGTCATAGCAAAATTTTTGGGCCTGGCCGGCGTAGCCGCGCTTCTGCCGTTTTTTATCCATCTGCAATGGATAACCGGCCCGATTATTAACGCTATTTTGATTTTGATATTGTTTTTAGTGGGAATTAGGAGCGCTTTGGTAGTCTGCCTGATTCCTTCTCTCATGGCCTTGGCTGGCGGTTTATTGCCGGCAATTTTGGCTCCGGTTATACCTTTTATAATGATCAGCAATGTGATTTTTGTTTTAAGCATTGAATGGATTTACAATCAAAACAAAAAAGAAGTTCAAGGCTATTGGCTGGGGGTTTTAGTCGGGGCAGCGTTAAAATTTTTGTTTTTATTGGCTAGCGTAAATTTAATCGGCCGCTTGCTTATCAAACAGGAGTTGACCATAAAAGTGGCGCAAATGATGAGCTGGACCCAATTCGCCACCGCCGTGGCTGGCGGTTTGATTGCCTGGCTGGTATTAAGATGGTTAAAGAGGTTTTAGATCGCATAATGGACTTGTCCGCCGGAGCTTTAGCGGAGGAGGATAACGCATAACGAAAGAACTTAATGGATAAAAATTATGAAAAATAATGGATATAAATATCCTCGAGTTGGCGTCGGCGTGATGATCCAAAATGATAAAGGCGAAGTGCTTTTAGGCCTGCGCCAGGGTTCGCATGGGGCCGGGGAATGGAGTTTCCCGGGCGGTCATCTGGATTTTGGAGAAACTATTTTTGAAACTGCCAAAAGAGAAGTTAAGGAAGAGACGGGTTTGGAGGTGGAAGAATTTGAGCTGATATCCGTATATGATGAGTTGCGTTATTTAAAAACAGACAATAAACATTACTTGGGTTTGGGGGTTAAAGCCGAATATAAGGGCGGTGAGCCAAGGGTAATGGAGCCGGACAAGTGCCAAGAGTGGGAATGGTTCAGCTTAGACAATTTACCAACCAAAATGCTAGACAATACAGAAGGCATTATAAAAAACTATAAAGCCGGAAAGATTTATCAGGGCTAAAAAATTATTTTTAAAGATAAAACGCCGGGTTATTAAAATTCGGCGTTTTTTTGATTGACTTTAAGAAAAAAATATGATAGCATGAAAAACTGAATATAAATAGAAATTTTTGTTCTTTTTGGGGAGGAGGCAAAGAAAATGAAGACAGGTTTAGTTGGTTTATTGAGCCGGATAGGAATAACGCCGGATTCAAAGCCCCATGGTTCAGGGTTTCAGGGCGAATTAGTAAAAGTTTTTATCGGTTTCATCAGAACGGAAATGGCAAAGGGCCAGTGCGAGGAGGCTTTGGGAATTTTTAAGACTGTTTTGATTTTTGATTCCCGGCCTGATTTAGTAGGTTTTGCCGAAAGAGTTTTGGAGGGGGCTCCTATTTTTGCCGCCCTGGTGGCGAAGATGGCTGTTGATGAAATTATAAATAAATTTGACGTGGAGAGAGAAAAGGCCAGGGAGCTTAAAACTTTGGCGGAAAAATATGCCGAAGAAACCCGAAGGGCGGAGCCTATTTAGGGGTAGTTTGCTAAAAAGCAGATTACCCTTATTTTTTTGACTAAATTTTTGTTTTTTAGTATTATTTAAAGTAGATTATGCCAATAAAAATTGGCTTTTTTAGCTTTTTAAGGATTAATAATATGGATAAAAGGATGAATATACCGGGGTATGTTCAAGAAATAATAGCCAAATTAGCCAAAGCGGGCTTTGAAGCTTATATTGTAGGCGGATGCGTGCGTGATTTATTTATGGAAAAAGAACCAGGGGACTGGGATATAACTACGGAAGCGCATCCGGAAGAAATTTTAAAGGTTTTTTCGGAAGGCAAATATGAAAATAAATTCGGAACGGTTTTAGTCCCAATCAAAGATAAAAAAGGCAAAACTGAAGACGTTGCGGAGATAACCACTTACCGTAGTGAGCAGGGCTATAGCGACCGCAGGCATCCGGACCAGGTGAAATTCGAAGACAGTCTGGAAAAAGATTTGGAAAGGCGGGATTTTACAATAAACGCGATGGCGGTAAAACTAAAAACTAAAAGCGAGAAACTAAAAGGAGACGATTGTGAAATTGTTGATTTGTTTGGGGGGCGGAAGGATTTGGAGAAAAAGATTATTCGGGCGGTGGGCGAGCCGGAGGACAGGTTCAAGGAAGACGCTTTGCGCCTGTTGCGGGCCATTAGATTTTCCTGCCAGCTTGGCTTTGCGATTGAGCCAAAAACGGAGAGAGCCATAAAAAAAATGGCGGGTGGAATTAAATTTGTTTCCCAGGAAAGAATAAAAGACGAACTTATTAAAATTCTAAAAACCAATAAGGCTTATGAAGGCATGATGCTTGTTCATAACAATAAATTATTGCAGTATATTTTACCGGAACTGGAGCGGGGAGTCGGGGTTGAACAAAACCGGCATCATATTTATACGGTTTTTAACCATTCGGTTCTGTCATTAAAATATTGCCCAAACAAGGATTGGCGGGTAAAATTCGCGGCTTTGCTTCATGACATTGCCAAGCCGCAGGCCAAAAGGATTATTAAGGGCGACGCCACTTTTTATAACCATGATATTATCGGAGCCAAAGTCGTTAAAAAAATAATGCAAAGAATGAAATTTTCCAATAAAGATACGGAGAAAGTGACAAATTTAATCCGCCACCATATGTTTTATTATAATGTCGGAGAAGTAACCGAGGCTTCGGTCAGGCGATTGATTAAAAAAGTGGGCGAGGGAAATTTGGCGGATTTAATTGATTTGCGGGTGGCAGACCGGCTTGGTTCGGGCGTGCCCAAGGCCAAACCTTATAAATTGCGGCATCTTGAATATATGATGAAAAAAGTAAGACAAGACCCGATTTCGGCCAAGATGCTAAAAATTAACGGCGACGATTTGATTAAATTGTTGAAAATAACTCCGGGACCGAAAATCGGAGCGATTTTGGACGTGCTTTTGTCTGAAGTGATTGAAGATCCGAAATTGAATGATAAAAAATATCTGGAAAAAAGGAGCAGAGAATTAAATAAGATGGAATTAAGCCAGTTGCGGGACAAAGCTAAAAGTAAAATTGAAGAGAAAAAGATGGAGGATGATAAAGAATTAAGGGGGGAGTTTTGGGTAAAATAAATTTACAAATTACAAATCTATTACAAATATACAAATAATTATTTAAATTTTAGGTGAAATTAGTAATTACAGAGTTAACTCTGCAATTAATATTCATGCAGAAATTATTTATTGAGAACAGAAAAAAGCAAAAAATTGCGGTAATAGTGGAAGGGGGCGAAAATACCAAGGGATTGGTTTTTGTTATGCATGGCTTGGGCGGGTTTAAAGAACAGCCGCATATTGCCACTTTTGCTAAAGCTTTTTTGGAAAAAGGGTTTACGGTGGTGCGTTTTGACACGACTAATTCAATTGGCGAAAGCGATGGGAAATATGAAGACGCTACTACTACTAATTATTATGAGGATCTGGAAGATGTAATTTCGTGGGCCAAAAAACAGGAGTGGCATGAGGAACCGTTTTGGCTGGTAGGCCATAGTTTAGGCGGGATTTGTATTACTTTATACGCGCAAAATTATCCGGAAAAAGTAAAAGCTGTTGCCCCCATTTCAACGGTAGTTTCAGGCCAATTAAGCCGAGAGGCTCATACAAAAGAAGAAATGGCTGATTGGGAGAAAACCGGCTGGCAGATTAGAAAAAGTAACAGCCGGCCCGGCCTTATAAAGAAATTAAAATGGTCGCATATGGAAGATAGGTTAAAGTATGACTTATTGCCAGAAGTTAAAAAATTGGCAATGCCAATACTTATGGTTGTTGGCGATCAGGATGATAGCACTCCAGTTGAACATCAAAAAATATTATTTAAAGCTTTGCTAGGCAAAAAAGAGTTGCATATTATAAAGGGCGCGTCGCATACTTTTAGGGATGAAGAGCATTTAACTGAGATTAAAGGAATATTTTTAAAATGGATAGAGGAAATAATACAAAACACGTAATATATAACCTAAAACACAGAATGAAAATTATGGAAAATTAAGAATTACAGAGTCCTGCCTGCCGCCTGCCTGTCCGGTAGGCAGGGCAGGCAAGTAACTCCGTAATTAATCCCGTGGTTAAAATTATGAAAAATCTAAAAGTATTGGAAAGAATATATTTTACCTTCCTGTTTATAATATTTTTTTTGGTGGTTTTAACTCCCGCCCTGGTAAAATGCGGATTTTTCTTTATCAAAGAGGAATTTTTGG encodes:
- a CDS encoding four helix bundle protein; this encodes MSSETIKHFTQLFAWQKNHNLVLQVYKLTKKFPKDELFGLVSQIRRAVCSITGNIAEGYGRYHYKDKIRFYTIARGSSA
- a CDS encoding [FeFe] hydrogenase, group A, which translates into the protein MKKIKIKINGKKISCQPGKTIMAVARENGIFIPGLCYHPDFPTKGNCRICVAEIKGEKKLCLSCQRKAEDGMEIWTDTERVKKTRNLNIELIFAAHIEKCPTCIWNVHCALLDLAERYKIEIKRFPDRKGRRKIYKFANAVEIDGTQCIDCRNCLDACSLLQNINYLELKGKGVDQEIVPTKNKKIDCIYCGQCAVHCPVGAAQEQSQWEAVEKDLADKKKIMVAQFAPSIRVSIGEEFNLPYGKILTDQIVAGLKELGFNHIFDVSFGADMTTMAEAEELLERLNNKETMPLITSCCPAWVKYVEFYHPELIPNLTTARSPHIHLGGAVKTYWADKMKVNSKDIAVVSVMPCTAKKFEASRSELKVKGNFPVDYVLTTREFAWLLKKNNINFPKLKPIKADNVLGIYSGAGVIYGGSGGVMEAALRTAQFLACGKNKGKVCKTKLEFKQVRGLKDVKETAVTVAGKKLRVAVVNGIGNIEPVLENLGKYDYIEVMACPGGCIGGGGQPIPTTDEIRKKRMDALYKLDKSKKIRKAHENKGVLEVLKWLNGQGKLEHQVLHTEYSKK
- a CDS encoding four helix bundle protein, whose translation is MPSFDLEERTAEFARRVIRLCKALPKNSINNRLIGQTVGSAGSVGANYREANDALGKKDFIYRLKIARKEGKEIIHWLGLIEEANPEFKSRMQKIQQEARELKNILSAIICKTEKKR
- a CDS encoding ECF transporter S component: MLYTEEQTIARVDARVIAKFLGLAGVAALLPFFIHLQWITGPIINAILILILFLVGIRSALVVCLIPSLMALAGGLLPAILAPVIPFIMISNVIFVLSIEWIYNQNKKEVQGYWLGVLVGAALKFLFLLASVNLIGRLLIKQELTIKVAQMMSWTQFATAVAGGLIAWLVLRWLKRF
- a CDS encoding NUDIX domain-containing protein, which translates into the protein MKNNGYKYPRVGVGVMIQNDKGEVLLGLRQGSHGAGEWSFPGGHLDFGETIFETAKREVKEETGLEVEEFELISVYDELRYLKTDNKHYLGLGVKAEYKGGEPRVMEPDKCQEWEWFSLDNLPTKMLDNTEGIIKNYKAGKIYQG
- a CDS encoding CCA tRNA nucleotidyltransferase, with the protein product MDKRMNIPGYVQEIIAKLAKAGFEAYIVGGCVRDLFMEKEPGDWDITTEAHPEEILKVFSEGKYENKFGTVLVPIKDKKGKTEDVAEITTYRSEQGYSDRRHPDQVKFEDSLEKDLERRDFTINAMAVKLKTKSEKLKGDDCEIVDLFGGRKDLEKKIIRAVGEPEDRFKEDALRLLRAIRFSCQLGFAIEPKTERAIKKMAGGIKFVSQERIKDELIKILKTNKAYEGMMLVHNNKLLQYILPELERGVGVEQNRHHIYTVFNHSVLSLKYCPNKDWRVKFAALLHDIAKPQAKRIIKGDATFYNHDIIGAKVVKKIMQRMKFSNKDTEKVTNLIRHHMFYYNVGEVTEASVRRLIKKVGEGNLADLIDLRVADRLGSGVPKAKPYKLRHLEYMMKKVRQDPISAKMLKINGDDLIKLLKITPGPKIGAILDVLLSEVIEDPKLNDKKYLEKRSRELNKMELSQLRDKAKSKIEEKKMEDDKELRGEFWVK
- a CDS encoding alpha/beta hydrolase; the protein is MQKLFIENRKKQKIAVIVEGGENTKGLVFVMHGLGGFKEQPHIATFAKAFLEKGFTVVRFDTTNSIGESDGKYEDATTTNYYEDLEDVISWAKKQEWHEEPFWLVGHSLGGICITLYAQNYPEKVKAVAPISTVVSGQLSREAHTKEEMADWEKTGWQIRKSNSRPGLIKKLKWSHMEDRLKYDLLPEVKKLAMPILMVVGDQDDSTPVEHQKILFKALLGKKELHIIKGASHTFRDEEHLTEIKGIFLKWIEEIIQNT